The Marinomonas sp. CT5 genome contains the following window.
ATAGCCGTACCAAGAGCAAGTGATAGAGATAGCTTTGTATTTTTCATGGAGAGATCCTCAATATAGTAAAAGTAAGATAAACATGACTTTTGATTACGTATTGTTTGACGCTAACCTGAATTGATTTATTACACTATCTTGGAAAAATAATTATTTATTTTTCGTTTGTATTCCTTTCTTTTGTATAAGTCTTTGATATTTTACGCATTTCTTCCATTTGTTTGCCAAACTGACGACAGGCTCCACACATGGTTGTGTGCATGGTCAGGGCCATTTTTTCTTTCGTGGTTAATGGGCGATCCAGTTTCTCCGAGAGCATTTGGGTCGCTTGTTTGCATTTAATCATTTACGACGTCTCCTTTTGAAACCAGTTATCTTCTAAACATTCTCGTAAGCGTAAGCGCGCACGGTACAAGGTTACATTGAGGCTGCTGACGGACACTTCCTCGTTATGACAAATTTCAGGTGTATCCATTTCGAGAAACTCTCGCATCATAAACAGTCGGCCATATTTGGCGGGTAACGCATCCAAACAGGCATCGAAAATACGCCAAAAGTGCTCGTTCTCAATGCCATGCTCAGGTTGATCCCACTTCTTGGGTCGCTCGCTTTTTTGCCAGTGACCATTTTGCTCAAATAAATGCTCGATTAAGGCGTCGCCATTGAGATTGGGGCCGTCCTCCAGCTGGCTTGCTGATGTGTGGCGTTTTTCTTTACGCAGCAAATCAATGAGTTTGTTTTTTAAGATCGAAAACACCCAAGTCTTAAATGCGGCTTGTCGTGCGAAACGGTCAATATTTTGATACGCCGAGATCATGGCTTCTTGAACCGCGTCTTCGGCTAATTGATTATCTCGTACTTGAAGCCTGGCGAATTTCAGCATCTGTGTACGCAATTCTTCAATAAAAACAGCGTCTTGAAAGATAGTTATCGCAGCAGAAGAATCCACTTCAACAGAAACATTCGCGTTAGTCATTTAAGCCTCGGTTACTTATCTAGTTGTTAGACGAAGTCAGTCTGGTTTTTATTAACACAGGTCGTGATTTTATTAATTAGTTTGTTTCGCTTCTGCTGCTTCTGCGAGGTACTCGTCTTTCAATTTGACGTAATTTAAGCCCGCATATTGAAAATACTCGATTTCTTTGTCATTGAGAGGACGTACTTGTTTCGCAGGGGAGCCCATGTACATGAAGCCGGACTCTAGGCGTTTGCCAGGGGGAACCAAGGAACCAGCGCCAATGATGACTTCATCTTCAATGACTGCGCCATCCAGAATGGTGGTGCCCATGCCGACTAATACACGGTTACCAATGGTGCAGCCGTGTAGCATGGCCATATGCCCAACCGTCACATCGTCGCCAATTGTCAAAGGGTAGCCTTCTGGCTTGTAAGTACTGGCGTGGGTAATGTGTAGGCAGGAATTGTCTTGGACACTGGTGCGCGCTCCAATGCGAATGCGATGCATATCGCCACGAATAGCCACCAATGGCCACACAGAACTGTCTTCACCTATGGTAACGTCGCCAATAATGACGGCACTGTCATCGACCCAAACACGATCGCCTAATTGTGGTGTTTTACCACGGAAAGATTTCATCACCATAAATCCTCACTTAAAAGGGGTTTTGTTAAAACAAATGAAGGAACTATTAACACAATAGGTTTTTATGCATTGAAAAAGTGTTAAGACAACCTATCTTAGTAAGCATAGTATTGACCAATGCATTACAGCGTTCAATTAATATAAAAGGATATCACGATATGTCACAGTCTGTATGGGACGCGACCAGCTTACCGAATTTTACCGACATCGATGTTGCGAACATCGAAGCGGATCTAGAAAAACTACTTAAGCACAATAAAGAAGCCATCGATGCTTGTGTGAGTGAAAACCCCCATCCAACATGGGAAAGTTTGGTTTTACCCTTGGATCAATTGGAAGATGATTTAAACAACTTCTGGTCTCCAATCAGTCATTTGAACTCCGTAAAAAATACCCCTGACTTGCGTGCGGCCTACAATGCTTGCTTGCCAAAATTGACGCAGTTTTATACGGATCTTGGGCAAAACAAAGCCTTGTATCAAGCCTATAAAACACTGGCTGAAAGCGACGTGGCAAAAGATCTTAGCCAAGCGCAAAGCGAAGCATTAACGCAAACTATCCGAGATTTTGAATTATCTGGTGTAGGTTTGGAAGGCGAGGCGAAGAAACGCTATGGCGAGATCAGTCAACGTTTATCTGAGCTAAGCAGCCAGTTTGGTGAAAATGTGTTGGATGCCACACAAGCTTGGAGCAAGCTTGTTACCGATGAAAATGAGTTATCAGGTCTACCCGAGTCTGCTTTGGCACAAGCCAAGCAAATGGCCGAAGCGAAAGGCAAAGACGGCTGGCTGTTCACTTTGGACTTTCCGTCTTACATGCCTGTAATGAGCTACGCTGACAACGCCGAATTGCGTGAAGAAATGTACCGTGCTTTTGCTACTCGTGCTTCTGATCAAGGTGGCGATATCAAGTTTAACAACGCGCCTCTGATCGACGAAATTTTGGCGTTGCGACATGAAATGGCGCAGATTTTAGGCTTTGATAATTATGCTGAATTGTCTGTCGCGACTAAGATGGCGGACAACGGCCAGCAAGTTATCGACTTCCTAGAAGACTTAGCGGCTAAGTCAAAAAGCTCGGCAGAACAAGATCTTGCACAGCTAACCGCGTTTGCCAAAGACGAAAACGGCGTGGATAAATTAAACGCATGGGACATGACTTACTACGCTGAAAAATTGCGTCAGCATAAGTACAACATTTCTCAAGAAGAGCTACGCCCTTACTTCCCAATGAACAAGGTTTTGTCTGGATTGTTTCACGTGGCACAAACCTTATTTGGCGTCGATATTCGCGAAGAAAAAGAATTTAATAGCTATAACAAGGACTTACAGTTATTTACCATCAGCAAAGATGGCGAAGACATTTCGCGCTTCTATCTAGATCCTTATGCTCGCGAAGCAAAACGGGGTGGTGCGTGGATGGATGCTTGTCGTACTCGTCGTCGTTTGAGCGACAATCGCTTGCAGTTGCCGATTGCTTATCTTGTGTGTAATTTCACTCCGCCAATTGGTGACAAGCCAGCTTTATTGACTCACGATGAAGTTACTACCTTGTTCCATGAGTTTGGACACGGTTTGCATCACATGTTGACCCAAGTGGAAGTGTCTTCCGTATCGGGTATTAATGGTGTGGCATGGGATGCGGTTGAGCTGCCAAGTCAATTTATGGAAAACTGGTGCTACGAGCCAGAAGCATTGGCGCACATTGCTGGACACCATGAAACGGGTGAGCCGTTACCGCAAGATTTGTTAGATAAAATGCTCGCGGCGAAAAACTTCCAGTCAGGTATGCAGATGGTGCGTCAGCTGGAGTTTTCTTTGTTTGATTTCCGATTGCACATGAATTACCAAGACGGTATTTCTGTTCAGTCTGTCTTGGATGAAGTGCGTCAACAGGTTGCGGTAACCACGCCACCGAGTTTTAACCGCTTCCAAAATAGCTTCTCGCATATTTTTGCGGGTGGTTATGCGGCAGGTTACTACAGCTATAAGTGGGCTGAGGTTTTATCGGCAGATGCTTTTTCCAAATTTGAAGAAGATGGCATCTTCAATAAAGATACTGGCGCGCGCTTCCGTGATACCATATTGGCAAATGGCGGTTCTCGTCCAGCAGCGGAATTATTTGCCGAATTCCGTGGTCGTGAACCAAGCACTGATGCCTTGTTGAGACACAGTGGTATCGCCGCCTAAGTTTTGTTCTGCAAGGAAGCAGCGTCTTATCGGTTGATTGGACGCTGCTTTTTTATAACGCCGTTTAGGGCGTTACTTTTTAAAGGTAGCTAGGGTTATGACAGTGAAACGTTTTATCGCAGGGGCGGTGTGTCCGCGTTGTAGTGAGATGGATAAGATTCGCGCTTGGCGTGATGACGACGCTGAAAAGCAGTACCGTGAGTGCGTTTCCTGTGGTTACACGGATGAGCAGTCTACGACGGTTCAAGCGCAACCAACTGAGATTCCAACACGCGTGAATACACCTCATAGCAGTGCGCCAGAATCGGAAGAAATGGTGATTAACTTTATACCGAATCCGGGTTCCACCAAGCACTAGCTGGATGCCGATCATTAAAAAAAGCGGATTGATAGCCATATCAATCCGCTTTTTTATTTCTGACATTACAGCTTAGTCATTGATTAACCAAAGAATATCCAGAGGCTCTATATGTTGTACAGAGGTGAGGTCGAGCAATTCATTATTGAGTAAGTTGCTCGCGCAATCTTGCCCAAAGTAATGGTTCAAGGTGTGGTTAAACGAAATGTGGTGCTCGCTCATGTTGGCAATGACTAAGAGAGTTTGATCCCCCATTTGTCTTTTGAAAGCAAATAGGTGTTCGTTGCCTAATGACATTAACTTGAATTCTTCAGCGGCAAAAATCGAATGGGCTTTGCGGATTTGAATCATCTCTCGGATCAGCTGAGCGATTTTGCCTTGTGGTGTGCTGTTATCTTCCGCCAGCGTGAAATCGGCTTTGGTGAGCTTCTTACGATGCACCCAACGGCTGTCTTCCACCTTAGTCGGATCATTTAAGTAATCGTCACTATTGAGCACGCCCAGATCATCACCTTGATACAGGAGCGGAATGCCAGGCATGGCGAAGTTAATGCCATTGAGGACGCGAATGCGTTTGATAGCATGATCAAGTAATAGAGGATCCTTGGCGGCGATGGCGTTTTCCACACCCGCCAGAGACGCTAACGTACCACATACTCGGCAATCGCCATTGACTGGGTTTTCTTGAAAGGGCACACCCGCCGCAAAAGAACCTTCGAATTGTCCGGTATAAAACTGATTCAAAAAGCGACGGTGGCCAATGCCATCAATACCAAGGCGATCTGAAATGGCATCATCCCACAGCCAACCAATGTCATCGTGGCAGCGAATGTAGTTGACCCAAGTGGTGTGCTGTGGAATTGCAAAACTGCGTTCAAGAGACTGATAAAGCAAATTGGTTTGGCGTGTCGCTAAGCTTTCCCACAACAAGGCCATCATCAGCGGGTTGTAAGACAAAGTGCATTCATCGGCGCCAATGTATTTGTTTACTTCATCAGGGTGAACAATCGCTTCGGACTTAAATACCACTTGTGGTGCGGCGATATCCAAGCAGGCTTTGAAGGCTTTGATCAAGTTGTGCGCTTTGGGTAGATTCTCGCATACTGTGCCTTTCTCTTTCCAAACAAAGGCGAGGGCGTCCAGACGCAACACATCGCAGCCGTTTAAAATTAGGTGCAGCATTTCTTCCACCACGGCGACAAATACCGCGGGGTTGGCGTAGTTTAAATCCCATTGGAACGAGTTGAAGGTTGTCCACACATGGCGATCTAATTCGGCTAAATAAGTAAAACTGCCGCGGCGAATTTGTGGGAATATTTCACGTACCGTTTGGTTGTATTCCGTGGCCTCTTTTTCGTCCATGAAATAGTAGTAGTCTTGGAATTCTTGGTCGCCAGATTTGGCGGCTACGGCCCATCTGTGTTCGTCGGATGTGTGATTAAAAACAAAATCCAACACCATACGAATGCCTTTTTTATGCAAGGCCGATGCTAAGTCTTTTAGGTCTTTGTTGGTGCCTAAATTCGGCGATACAGTACGGTAATCTGAAATCGCATAGCCGCCATCGCTGTTGCCTTCTGGGGATAAATAAAGCGGCATCAAATGCACATAATTCACGCCTAAAGACTCAAAATACGGGATCTTGTCGATCAGTGAACTGAGGTCGTCTGCTAACAAGTCGACATACACTGCGATACCGACATTTTTATTCGACTCGAACCAGAACTCGGACTTATCTTTTATTTGTGCAGGACGTTTTTTCTTTTGAAAATCAATAAAAGACTGCAATAACACCTTGAGATGGTAATGAAGGTCGAAGCACTGTCCATAAAGCGGAAAAAGTTGCTCAAAAAGAGGGGCAAACCCTGTTTCGAAACGTTGAATGAATGTATTTTTTTGCTGAGGTGTTAGTAAGCTAAGGTCTAATTCGGATAACAGGCGTTGTTGTGTTTTTTGTGCTTCAAAAGCGAAATTCATGACCATTTTTTTTGCCTTGTAAGACGTGCTCGTGAAAAACGACGAGTTCTGATTATGGTTACCTAGCGCTTTAGGCTAAAAGTTTGGTTGGGAAAGTTCGCTTTAATAATAAGATCAGCGTACTTCGTTTTCCATGGAGAAAACGTAGCCTAAGGGATATGGCGGGTCAATATGGCGGCTTTCTAAATACTGACTTAATTTCCGCGAAGCATGGCTTCGCGGAAATTAATAGGAGTTAGTTGTCAGCATAACCGCTGCCGATGGCTCTGAATGGCATATCCAAGTTCAACTCAGGTACTTGTATGCCAATCCACTCGGGGAAGGTGTTGCTGTTTGGCCCTGGGAAGACGGTGTATTCGTTGGCCCAAGGGTAGCGTTTCACAGCGTCATTAATTTTCGGGATTAA
Protein-coding sequences here:
- a CDS encoding zf-HC2 domain-containing protein, translating into MIKCKQATQMLSEKLDRPLTTKEKMALTMHTTMCGACRQFGKQMEEMRKISKTYTKERNTNEK
- a CDS encoding RNA polymerase factor sigma-70, which translates into the protein MTNANVSVEVDSSAAITIFQDAVFIEELRTQMLKFARLQVRDNQLAEDAVQEAMISAYQNIDRFARQAAFKTWVFSILKNKLIDLLRKEKRHTSASQLEDGPNLNGDALIEHLFEQNGHWQKSERPKKWDQPEHGIENEHFWRIFDACLDALPAKYGRLFMMREFLEMDTPEICHNEEVSVSSLNVTLYRARLRLRECLEDNWFQKETS
- a CDS encoding gamma carbonic anhydrase family protein, whose product is MVMKSFRGKTPQLGDRVWVDDSAVIIGDVTIGEDSSVWPLVAIRGDMHRIRIGARTSVQDNSCLHITHASTYKPEGYPLTIGDDVTVGHMAMLHGCTIGNRVLVGMGTTILDGAVIEDEVIIGAGSLVPPGKRLESGFMYMGSPAKQVRPLNDKEIEYFQYAGLNYVKLKDEYLAEAAEAKQTN
- the prlC gene encoding oligopeptidase A, with amino-acid sequence MSQSVWDATSLPNFTDIDVANIEADLEKLLKHNKEAIDACVSENPHPTWESLVLPLDQLEDDLNNFWSPISHLNSVKNTPDLRAAYNACLPKLTQFYTDLGQNKALYQAYKTLAESDVAKDLSQAQSEALTQTIRDFELSGVGLEGEAKKRYGEISQRLSELSSQFGENVLDATQAWSKLVTDENELSGLPESALAQAKQMAEAKGKDGWLFTLDFPSYMPVMSYADNAELREEMYRAFATRASDQGGDIKFNNAPLIDEILALRHEMAQILGFDNYAELSVATKMADNGQQVIDFLEDLAAKSKSSAEQDLAQLTAFAKDENGVDKLNAWDMTYYAEKLRQHKYNISQEELRPYFPMNKVLSGLFHVAQTLFGVDIREEKEFNSYNKDLQLFTISKDGEDISRFYLDPYAREAKRGGAWMDACRTRRRLSDNRLQLPIAYLVCNFTPPIGDKPALLTHDEVTTLFHEFGHGLHHMLTQVEVSSVSGINGVAWDAVELPSQFMENWCYEPEALAHIAGHHETGEPLPQDLLDKMLAAKNFQSGMQMVRQLEFSLFDFRLHMNYQDGISVQSVLDEVRQQVAVTTPPSFNRFQNSFSHIFAGGYAAGYYSYKWAEVLSADAFSKFEEDGIFNKDTGARFRDTILANGGSRPAAELFAEFRGREPSTDALLRHSGIAA
- a CDS encoding YheV family putative zinc ribbon protein codes for the protein MTVKRFIAGAVCPRCSEMDKIRAWRDDDAEKQYRECVSCGYTDEQSTTVQAQPTEIPTRVNTPHSSAPESEEMVINFIPNPGSTKH
- a CDS encoding amylosucrase → MVMNFAFEAQKTQQRLLSELDLSLLTPQQKNTFIQRFETGFAPLFEQLFPLYGQCFDLHYHLKVLLQSFIDFQKKKRPAQIKDKSEFWFESNKNVGIAVYVDLLADDLSSLIDKIPYFESLGVNYVHLMPLYLSPEGNSDGGYAISDYRTVSPNLGTNKDLKDLASALHKKGIRMVLDFVFNHTSDEHRWAVAAKSGDQEFQDYYYFMDEKEATEYNQTVREIFPQIRRGSFTYLAELDRHVWTTFNSFQWDLNYANPAVFVAVVEEMLHLILNGCDVLRLDALAFVWKEKGTVCENLPKAHNLIKAFKACLDIAAPQVVFKSEAIVHPDEVNKYIGADECTLSYNPLMMALLWESLATRQTNLLYQSLERSFAIPQHTTWVNYIRCHDDIGWLWDDAISDRLGIDGIGHRRFLNQFYTGQFEGSFAAGVPFQENPVNGDCRVCGTLASLAGVENAIAAKDPLLLDHAIKRIRVLNGINFAMPGIPLLYQGDDLGVLNSDDYLNDPTKVEDSRWVHRKKLTKADFTLAEDNSTPQGKIAQLIREMIQIRKAHSIFAAEEFKLMSLGNEHLFAFKRQMGDQTLLVIANMSEHHISFNHTLNHYFGQDCASNLLNNELLDLTSVQHIEPLDILWLIND